The sequence GTGGGCGGTACGCTCGCCCGCCTCGGCCTCGGGGTAGATGACGTGGTTCGCACCGATGCGCTGCAAGATCTTGCCGTGCGACGACGAGATCGCCTTCGCCCAGATCTGCGGGATCTCGAGATCCACGAGATTGGCGGTGATCAAGACGGATGCCTCGACCGAGGAGCCGACCGCGCACACCGCGATCGAGAAGTCCTGGGCGCCGATCTGACGCAGCGCGTCGATCGACTTCGCGTCGGCGGTCACTGCGTGCGTGACCCGCTCCGACCACTTCTGCACGAGGGTCTCGTCGGTGTCCACCGCCAGCACCTCCCGGCCGAGGCGGTCGAGCTGTCCCGCCGTGGCGGCACCGAACCGGCCGAGGCCGATGACGAGCACTGGGGCGTCGTGCTTGATGCGGTCAACCAACGATGGGCCTCTCTTCCGGTCGTTTGTACAGCTGGCGCCGCTGACTCGCGGCGAGCGCGGCGGCGAGGGTCACGGTGCCGACCCGGCCCATGAACATCGTCGCCGCCATGACGTAGACGCCTTCGGGTGGCAGGTCGGCCGTGAGGCCGGTCGTCAAGCCGCAGGTCGCGAACGCCGAGATCACGTCGAAGAGCACGTAGTCGAACGGCTGCTTCGTGATCTGCAGCAGCGCGATCGACGCGACCGCGACGATGGTCGCGCCCCAGAGCACGACGCTGACGGCGAGGCGCAGGATGTCGGCGGGAATGCGGCGGCCGAACGCCTCCATGCCGGGCGCACCGCGCGCCTCGGCGAACGCCGCGAGGAACAGCACGGCGAGCGTGGTGACCTTGATGCCGCCCGCGGTCGAGGCCGAGCCGCCGCCGATGAACATGAGCATGTCCGAGACGAGCAGGCTCGAGCCGTTGAGGTCGTGCATGTCGATCGTCGCGAACCCGCCCGACCTCGTCATCATGGACATGAAGAACGACTGGTAGATGGTCGAGCCGGCATCGAGCTGCCCGTACGTCTTCGGATTGTTGTACTCGAGCAGCAGGAACATGATCGCGCCCGCGACGAACAGGATGAGCGTGGTGGCGAGCGTGAGCTTCACGTGCACGCTCCACTTGCGCGGCTGCCGCCAGAGACGCGCGAGCGCGAAGATCACGGGGAAGCCGAGACTGCCGAGGAAGACCCCGATCATGAGGAGCGTCTGGAACCAGTAGTCGTGCTCGAACGGGTCGAGGCCGCCCGGGTTCGGGCTGAACCCGGTGTTCGTGAAGGCCATCGCGGAGTAGTAGAAGCTGTACCAGATTGACTGGAGGCCGTCGTATCCCGCGGAGAGCATACTCGGGATCATCGCGATCGCGACCGTCACCTCGATCACCAGAGCGCTGATCGCGACCGTGGCGAGCAGGCTGCCGACCTCACCCAGCCGCACCGCCTGTCGTTCCGAGACGGGTCCGCCGTGCACGCGCGACGGGTTCGTGTCGCTCGCGGCGATGAGCTTGGCGCGCAGGCCCAGGCGGCGTGAGATCACGAGGCCGAGTGTGGTGGCGAGCGTGAGCACGCCGATACCGCCGATGTTCACGCCGATGAACACGAGCGCATTGCCGAACGGCGACCAGTGGGTGGCCATGTCGACGGTCGCGAGGCCCGTCACGCAGATCACCGAGACCGCGGTGAACAGCGCGTCGTACAGCGGGGTCCCCGAGCCTTCGCCGGCGCGCGCGATCGGCAGCGAGAACAGCAGGGTGAAGATGAGGATCAGCCCGGCGAAGATCAGGATCGCGAACCGCGAGGGCGACTTCTTCGTGATGCCGTCGACGAAGTCGCGGATCCGTCCGGGCCAGGAGCGGGGATCGGCTGGGCCGGGACGGCGCGCCGTCTGTATGACCATGCGTCCCCCTCTGCTCACCGCCGACGCGAGTGTCATGGTACTCCCCGGCGGGAATGACTAGCCTTGAGGCCATGGCGGACATCTTCGACGTGGTTGCGGACTCGACCCGACGCGACATCCTCGGAGTATTGCTCGAACGCGAGCAGTCCGCTCCGCAGTCCGGCGGCGAGATCAGTGTGTCCGAGATCGTCACCGCGCTCGGCACGAGCCAGCCGACGGTGTCGAAGCATCTCAAGGTGCTCCGGGAGGCTGGTCTCGTGGCCGTGCGGGAAGAGGGTCAGCACCGGTACTACCGGCTGGATCGCGTGCCCCTCGAGCAACTCGAGGATTGGCTCATCCCGTTCCTCTCCGACGGGGCCGCCGCCGACGCGGCCGCGCTCGCCTCGATCGAGGGCGAGGGTCGCTTGAGCGAGGATCAGCGCGCGTTCGCGTCGGCCATAGGGAAGGCGTTCGCCGAGACGGCGCAGAAGGTCAGCGCGGTCGTGGGGCAGAAGCCCAGACCCCGCTGATCAGCGCCGTGGTGCGTCGTCGAGGCGCTTGATCATCTCGAGCTCGAGACCGCCCGGATCGAGCGGGTAGGTGCTGGTCCGGCCGGTCAGCACGAACCCCAGCTTCTCGTAGAAGCGGCGCGCCCGCGGATTGTCCTCGTGCACCTCGAGGCGGAGCGTGCTCCCGTGGCCCGCCGCCCAGCGTTCGACCTCGTCGAGCAGTGCACGTGTGACGCCGGCGGCATCTCCGCGCCGGTCGGGCGCGACGTAGACGCCGACGAGCATGGGCCCGGTTGCGGCATCCGGAATGTATCCGCCCATGTGGCCGACCCAGCGCCCGTCCTCGATGGCGACCACCGAGGTCTGCCCGGCGGTCTCGCCGCGGCGAGCCCGCTGGCGCCAGACCGCCTCCTCGACGGTCTCGGCGTGCTCGAGCGTCTCGAGGAAGGCGAGCGGGGTGTCGCGCAGCATCTCGAGGCGGAGTGCCCGGACCTCGCGCCAATCCGCCTCACGCGTGGTGCGGATCACGAGCCTCGGCGGAGCCATCCTCCGACGGTAGCGCAGCAGCCGAGGTAAGCTGTCGGGCGTGTCATCCGTCATCGCGCGCCCCTTCGGGCGGGAGGAGGTCGCCGGCGTCGTACTCGCCGGCGG is a genomic window of Agromyces protaetiae containing:
- a CDS encoding TrkH family potassium uptake protein, translating into MVIQTARRPGPADPRSWPGRIRDFVDGITKKSPSRFAILIFAGLILIFTLLFSLPIARAGEGSGTPLYDALFTAVSVICVTGLATVDMATHWSPFGNALVFIGVNIGGIGVLTLATTLGLVISRRLGLRAKLIAASDTNPSRVHGGPVSERQAVRLGEVGSLLATVAISALVIEVTVAIAMIPSMLSAGYDGLQSIWYSFYYSAMAFTNTGFSPNPGGLDPFEHDYWFQTLLMIGVFLGSLGFPVIFALARLWRQPRKWSVHVKLTLATTLILFVAGAIMFLLLEYNNPKTYGQLDAGSTIYQSFFMSMMTRSGGFATIDMHDLNGSSLLVSDMLMFIGGGSASTAGGIKVTTLAVLFLAAFAEARGAPGMEAFGRRIPADILRLAVSVVLWGATIVAVASIALLQITKQPFDYVLFDVISAFATCGLTTGLTADLPPEGVYVMAATMFMGRVGTVTLAAALAASQRRQLYKRPEERPIVG
- a CDS encoding GNAT family N-acetyltransferase produces the protein MAPPRLVIRTTREADWREVRALRLEMLRDTPLAFLETLEHAETVEEAVWRQRARRGETAGQTSVVAIEDGRWVGHMGGYIPDAATGPMLVGVYVAPDRRGDAAGVTRALLDEVERWAAGHGSTLRLEVHEDNPRARRFYEKLGFVLTGRTSTYPLDPGGLELEMIKRLDDAPRR
- a CDS encoding ArsR/SmtB family transcription factor, with protein sequence MADIFDVVADSTRRDILGVLLEREQSAPQSGGEISVSEIVTALGTSQPTVSKHLKVLREAGLVAVREEGQHRYYRLDRVPLEQLEDWLIPFLSDGAAADAAALASIEGEGRLSEDQRAFASAIGKAFAETAQKVSAVVGQKPRPR
- a CDS encoding potassium channel family protein — encoded protein: MVDRIKHDAPVLVIGLGRFGAATAGQLDRLGREVLAVDTDETLVQKWSERVTHAVTADAKSIDALRQIGAQDFSIAVCAVGSSVEASVLITANLVDLEIPQIWAKAISSSHGKILQRIGANHVIYPEAEAGERTAHLVSGRMLDFIEFDDDFALVKMYPPKPIRGKNLTESGVRSKHRVTVVGVKSPGKPFTYATEKTVVSNHDLIIVSGTEGDIEKFAALE